One genomic window of Syngnathoides biaculeatus isolate LvHL_M chromosome 13, ASM1980259v1, whole genome shotgun sequence includes the following:
- the tada1 gene encoding transcriptional adapter 1 has protein sequence MTAMASHASELEIAKKNLTDAIGDNVKHYWANLKLWFKQKISKEEFDVEARRLLAQENVHVHNDFLLAILTRCQIIVSTPEGAGQLQWQGGSASKPGKPKGKKKCSSRQKFDHRFQPQNPLSGAQPFSPREAAGEDDELRLSAHTLLLPTRGQLEARMMVTAFELGLDNVTEEAVGAMTCAVEHHLKDLLTAVISRRKAYRLRDGHFPYAFGSDVTPQPYLKNSLAAYRSVTECPLPSASLPAGPPPQISPDEAEQQAVHLLACSAHSLHTALPPVTMFDLLEALQVHHGVMPSHTMYALNTERILSRLWHPSHEELEQDRVHRRRLAAKDGAAVG, from the exons ATGACCGCCATGGCATCTCACGCTAGCGAGCTTGAAATTGCAAAGAAGAATTTAACGGATGCGATCGGCGATAATGTGAAACA CTATTGGGCAAACCTGAAACTTTGGTTCAAGCAGAAGATCAGCAAGGAAGAGTTTGACGTTGAGGCACGACGTCTGTTGGCGCAGGAAAATG TCCACGTTCACAACGACTTCCTCCTGGCCATTCTGACACGCTGCCAGATCATTGTCTCCACTCCTG AGGGCGCCGGGCAGTTACAGTGGCAAGGTGGCTCTGCGTCAAAGCCGGGCAAACCCAAAGGAAAGAAGAAATGTTCCTCTCGACAGAAATTTGAC CACCGTTTCCAGCCTCAGAACCCCCTGAGCGGCGCGCAGCCGTTCAGCCCGCGGGAGGCGGCGGGCGAGGACGACGAGCTGCGACTGAGCGCCCACACTCTGCTGCTGCCCACGCGGGGCCAACTGGAGGCCCGCATGATGGTGACGGCCTTCGAGCTGGGCCTGGATAACGTCACAGAGGAGGCCGTCGGCGCGATGACCTGCGCGGTTGAG CACCATTTGAAAGACCTTCTGACCGCTGTGATTTCCCGAAGGAAAGCGTACCGCCTCCGGGACGGCCATTTCCCGTACGCCTTCGGCAGCGACGTGACGCCGCAGCCGTATCTGAAGAACAGCCTGGCTGCCTACCGCAGCGTCACCGAATG CCCGCTTCCAAGCGCTTCCCTCCCTGCTGGCCCACCGCCGCAGATCTCCCCAGATGAGGCGGAGCAGCAAGCGGTCCACTTGTTGGCTTGTTCTGCCCACAGCCTCCACACGGCCCTGCCGCCTGTCACCATGTTTGACCTGCTGGAAGCCTTGCAG GTCCACCACGGAGTGATGCCCTCCCACACCATGTACGCGCTCAACACGGAGCGCATCCTGTCGCGGCTCTGGCACCCCAGCCACGAAGAACTGGAACAGGACCGCGTGCACAGGCGGCGACTCGCCGCCAAAGATGGAGCGGCCGTCGGCTGA